From the genome of Faecalibacterium prausnitzii:
AACGACGCGGTTGTTATCGTTAGCTGCGATGATGACAACGGGCACCGCCTCTACTGATCAGTGACGGTTTCCCAAGGAGCAAATGTTTGCTTCTTGGGATTTTTCTGTATAATGGAACCATGTTTTATGAATTGAAAAACGGAACGCTTGTGGAAACCAAAGACGCACAGGGGAATTTTGATCTGACACAGGTCCTTGGAAATAAATATTTAGAAGATGTTGATTCCGAAAAATGTGTTATTGTTGATACGTACAGCAATAGATGTTTCCTCATCTCAAAAGATCTCCTCCACCATGGTGTGAGCGAAGAAGTATACCACAAAATGCTGGATAGCGATGAAACCGACTCAAACAAGTCAAGCGAAGAAGTCACTTTCATCTTAACAATTACGTATAAATGCAACATGCACTGTACTTACTGCTATCAGCAAAACGATAAAACCTTGGAAAAGAAACTTATCAGTGATGAAACTCTGGATAAAATTTTAAGTATCATTGCACAGTATATGGAAGCAAATCCGAACAAGACCGTTCGACTGGGTTTATTTGGTGGCGAACCCTTGCTGATCGAGAATGAGAAAGTAATTGATAAAATTCTCCAATTTTGCAAAGAGCACAAAACCACTGTTCATATCACCACAAACGGAAGTTTCCTTTCGTATTATTTGAAGAAATTTATCATCAATCGTCGCTTCATCAGCGGTATTTATCCCACAATCGACAGTATGGCGTTAAATTATATGACGCGATACGATCTTGATCCGAGCCGGAACAATACAAATGAAACTTTCAAACTCCTGTGCTGTATTAAGACACTTCTGCATTACGGCATCCATGTGGACTTAGGAACCAATATCGATAGGCACAATCATAAAGAAATCTGGAATACACTGGATGACTTGAAGAAGTTACAGCTTTTGCAGGATAAAAACTTTGCGTGGACTATTGGTCGAGTAGATGATCGTTTGTATGAAACAAATTTCCCTGACATCATGATGGAAAGTGAGATTCTCGCTGAGCTTCAAAGCAAGCCTCTCCCGGACAATGTTCACGCGGCATTTTTAAAGACCTGCTATAACTTTGCCGACAAAATGGGCCTAAAGTTGAATTTGCGGGAGCATAAACAAACACATAGTTATTGTTGGAGCACTTCGTCATCCAGTAATGTTTTTTATGTTGATATGAATCTGAAAACATATCGTTGTACTTGCACAGTTGGTAGATCTAGGTACAGCCTTTTTGATTTTTCCTATGAAAATTTAACAAATTATCGGCCCGTCGCTGTAACCTGCAATTCTTATGCGGAGTGTAAGGATTGTAAAATCGGTGGCTTCTGCGGTGGCGGATGTCAGCTGTCCCACCAAATCGATTTCAAAAAGTGCTGTACATATGAAGAAGAAGTTTTTTCTCACTTCATGAAAACACTGTTTATTCCTTATATTAAATCCAAATATAACGAGGTGAATCAAAATGAACGCAAAGCTGAAAACAGATGCACTTGACCTTACCTCTCTGCTCAATGGGCTGGTGTTTTTCTCCCCAGTCTCTCTACTGGTACGAACCACTGCAGGAATCTCTCTCAGCCAATTCTTCATTTTGCAAGCAATTATGGCTACTATGGTCCTCCTCACAGAGATTCCTCTCGGAAAGCTGACCGATCGCATTGGCTATAAATCCACGTTGGTACTATACCAGATCGCGCTGCTCATTTCGAGAACCTGCCTCTTGCTGGCTCATGTAAGCTGCAATTATAGTCTGTTTATTTTACAGGCTATCCTCGAAGGCACAGCGGCTTCCTTTTCTTCTGGGACGCAGAGCGGCTATATTTATATTATGTTTTCAAAGGAACATTACGCTGAAAAATCTGCACATGTCGCCAATTATGGAACTGTCGGATTTTTTGCCAGTACCCTAGCTTATGCGGTCCTGTACACGCTGATTGGCATCAAGGGTCTGCTTCTGGCAACGATTGCCGCAAACCTTGTTGCTGTCTTTACCTCTTTAAAAATCCCCAAGGAAACAGTGCAGCCCAGAAGTGAAACGCGCCAAAAGAAAAACATTCCCTATCCGCAGTTGTTTCAGCAGAAAAAGATATGGATGCTTCTAATGATTTTGGCAGCTTTGAACATTGGCCGCATTCTGATCAATTTCTTCTATGCGGAGAAGCTGCAGTTGTGCGGGATCAATGAAACCTGGCTCGCCGCAATTATTATGGGTTATTCTGCAATTCAGTTGCTGTCCGAACGGATTCTCGCCCGTACCAAGCCTGAACACTATAATCAAATGATGGCACTGTTTTTCATTCTGAGTGGAATAGCCCTTGGTGTGTTGGGCTTGGTCAATGTGCCGGTTTGGACTATCCTATTTATGCTGATCCTTCCGCTTTTTTTGGATATTCCATCCTATCTGCTGGGAGAAGTCCAAAACAGCATTGTAGATGCTGCCGGCAGGGAAGACAATCGCGCCGAGCTGCTTTCCGTCTTCAACATGGGCGTCAATGTTACTGAAATTTTTTATCTGTTTGGCTCATCACTACTGGTGAGCGCCGGGTCAACGGCTTGTTTTGTCATCCTCGGTGCTTTTATGACCGTAGTTGGAATTGGCATCTGTCTTTCTGTGAAGAGCGCATGGTTGCTTTCACTTCAAGAAAAAAAGAACGGCAACTAATTTTAGTCTACAATATCAAGAGGGCTTATATATGATGTCTGGATACATCTCCGATTGCCTAGGAGAAAATTTCAGTTGTATTCAACCCAAGCCAATATTACCTCAAAAATTCAATTGGGATGTCTTCATGGCCACACTGATTCCTACTGAAGGGTGTAATTTTCAGTGTTCATACTGCCACAAAAACCACCCGGCAGCCAGTATGACTCGTGACACACTGGACCGAATTGAGGAGTATATAACTGCACAAGCGCCGCGCTATAAACAGGTCATACTTGCATGGTTTGGAGGTGAACCTACTCTTTGCAAAGACACTGTGCTGGAAGTGTCCAACATTGTGCAAAATCTGCAGAAACAGTATGGCTTTCACTATGCTGCCAATATGACCACCAATGGTTATCTGCTGAATGACAAGCTATTTCGGCAGTTCTATCAGGCAGGGATCACCAGCTATCAAATTACAATTGATGGTTGGAATCACGACAAGACTCGGCCCCATGTATCCGGCAAAGGAACCCTGCAGACCATCATTAACAATCTGGCCTCTCTTTCCAAGTTGCCGCCGGCAGAGTATTCCTTTCATATCACGCTGCGCCACAATATTCTGGCCGACGATGAGGACTACAGTT
Proteins encoded in this window:
- a CDS encoding radical SAM protein translates to MMSGYISDCLGENFSCIQPKPILPQKFNWDVFMATLIPTEGCNFQCSYCHKNHPAASMTRDTLDRIEEYITAQAPRYKQVILAWFGGEPTLCKDTVLEVSNIVQNLQKQYGFHYAANMTTNGYLLNDKLFRQFYQAGITSYQITIDGWNHDKTRPHVSGKGTLQTIINNLASLSKLPPAEYSFHITLRHNILADDEDYSWYDYLYRLFGHDKRFAVLVRAVGDWGGEGVHSLSILHQDTKDVLVAKHVAYLDKIGMSCHNHRNGALAQVCYASYPHSMVFRANGKIGKCTVALDHPQNQLGWVDPEKGIVIDPEVNCRWSFSDLKPECRSCRNVLRCMNMQCKKSEIIDGKTVCLYRKSECV
- a CDS encoding radical SAM protein, which produces MLLGIFLYNGTMFYELKNGTLVETKDAQGNFDLTQVLGNKYLEDVDSEKCVIVDTYSNRCFLISKDLLHHGVSEEVYHKMLDSDETDSNKSSEEVTFILTITYKCNMHCTYCYQQNDKTLEKKLISDETLDKILSIIAQYMEANPNKTVRLGLFGGEPLLIENEKVIDKILQFCKEHKTTVHITTNGSFLSYYLKKFIINRRFISGIYPTIDSMALNYMTRYDLDPSRNNTNETFKLLCCIKTLLHYGIHVDLGTNIDRHNHKEIWNTLDDLKKLQLLQDKNFAWTIGRVDDRLYETNFPDIMMESEILAELQSKPLPDNVHAAFLKTCYNFADKMGLKLNLREHKQTHSYCWSTSSSSNVFYVDMNLKTYRCTCTVGRSRYSLFDFSYENLTNYRPVAVTCNSYAECKDCKIGGFCGGGCQLSHQIDFKKCCTYEEEVFSHFMKTLFIPYIKSKYNEVNQNERKAENRCT
- a CDS encoding MFS transporter, whose amino-acid sequence is MNAKLKTDALDLTSLLNGLVFFSPVSLLVRTTAGISLSQFFILQAIMATMVLLTEIPLGKLTDRIGYKSTLVLYQIALLISRTCLLLAHVSCNYSLFILQAILEGTAASFSSGTQSGYIYIMFSKEHYAEKSAHVANYGTVGFFASTLAYAVLYTLIGIKGLLLATIAANLVAVFTSLKIPKETVQPRSETRQKKNIPYPQLFQQKKIWMLLMILAALNIGRILINFFYAEKLQLCGINETWLAAIIMGYSAIQLLSERILARTKPEHYNQMMALFFILSGIALGVLGLVNVPVWTILFMLILPLFLDIPSYLLGEVQNSIVDAAGREDNRAELLSVFNMGVNVTEIFYLFGSSLLVSAGSTACFVILGAFMTVVGIGICLSVKSAWLLSLQEKKNGN